Sequence from the Leishmania braziliensis MHOM/BR/75/M2904 complete genome, chromosome 11 genome:
TCGTACAAGGCAAGAAGGACCAGGATACAGCGAGGAGTCGCAGGACAAGGCACACACAGCGACTGCTGCAGGTCATAGCTTCCCCGTGTCCACAGAAATGGGCCGCGTGCGAtggtgatggcgctgcgtaGTGGGCATGCCCATTCGCTCGCTGCCCTATCGCTTCGCCCCATGTGCCGGGGTAGCtctgtgtgagtgcgtgtgtgactCCAACTGCTGTATGGAGGCGAAGCCTGACGGTgaggagcgaggggaggACAGTAGCTGTGCCAGAGGTTGAGGGCGGTGCAACAGCCGAGTAGGCGAGGACTCTGGGAGCTCAAAGGGCGAGTGAAGGGGTATCGTGCAATGTCGAACATACGATGTCCTTGCACCGattctctgtgtgtgtgtgtcttccccagcatccctccctcccccctgagCGCATGCATGCATTCCTGGGCTCTTTTTATCGAGTGCGTGCTGTCAGCGATGTCCCCCCCTCGTTCATGGGCGGCGGTCTTCCTGTTTTCGCCTCCGGtctcccttctctgtgcTCTGATCATGCGCGTCGTCTGTCATGCTACGCACAGAGGTCATGTGCAGGCTCAGTCGAGCGGCTCACTCGCCGCTTCCTCGTTGTCGCCCCTTCGCATCTCGTATCCGCTGCGGATGCTTGATGAGTTGATCTATCGCGTCGTTGTGAACTTGATGATGGCTCGCTTGACACTGCAGCGCTTATCCattctttccctctctctttctcccgtCTACTTCTCGCTTTAGTGAGCACTTTTGCGCGCCTCGTCTCCAGGGAGGGGAGGTTGGCGCGCTGTGCTTCGGAGTGTAGATAGCTACGCAAGTGAGGGAGATggagtgggtgggggtggcgggTGACCatctcgctgctgcatcgctgtCGGCTAAAGAATTTTCCCTGTACCGGCGTCTTTTTCGGTTTGTCTTTGCGCGCCTGTCTCTTGTGTGTATTGGCGCGTCTTcttccaccccctctctctctgtggcgTAGGGATAGAAACTCTCCTGTCTGTgtagatgtgtgtgtgtgtgtgtgtgtggtagTTTGCTGGACgagtggtggtagtggtggtggtggcgatgccGTGGCGCTTGTCTTTTGCGTGTCTATCGCCTCTAAAGAAGGGGGACCGAATCAACAGTAGCAACAAACAAGTCATACCCTGAGTGACGCTATCCTCTCTTTAGCTTCTCACTTCCGTTctcacctctgcctcttcaccccctcctccatggTTTCAGCTCTCCGAGACGAGCAGGCATCTCCCACGCGCTGAGCGACGACAAGAAATGGCGGATGGGGCGTGTCAGTGCCAGgtgcggagaggggagggagaggaaagtgCGTGTGGGCCATAGATGAGGTGAGGTATTATGATCTCTTAGTCCTAGGCGCCCACGCCAACGCACTcctctacacacacccacgcaagGTAACCAAGAGGCAGAGCCAAGTAACGCGAAAGAGGCGTATGCGTGCATGTCCACGAAGATTCCCGCTactttcttcctcccttttccaTCGCTGATGCAAACCTGTgcgtgtttctcttctcttcacgtGGGCTCTATTAGGGAGTCTGCCGGGCAGCATCGTTGccgaaggggaagaggaggagagagaaggggagggggggggggaagcagcGTAGGCTGCGTCTCGTGTCTGCGCCGCTTCTTTGTCTTCCCCAGAGAGCCCCCTGACTGTGATGGGACGGACCAGGGCGTGTGCAGAGAAAAgtggtggtgttggtggggaggggagggacgTTGCGTGCTGACGCGTATCCGacttttttcttccttttctcctctttcctcacTCCTCTTTTCGGGCCCCAGGCGAGAGCACACGCTCGCAAGCGTGTGCTCCGGTGCACaacctcctcccctgccctccccccacatTGGCTTCCCAAGAGTATGGTGCGCACTAGCAAGCAGATCACTCTCCCCTGGCTATCATCACACGTTTCtcgttctccctctccttcccggTCCACCTCTCTGCCCTATTGATCTCTTCCGTTGGTGCTGTGGGCAGTGCGGACGAGGCGTGTTGCTGCGACTTTGGACTGTCCTCGCCTCGCAGCCCCAAagtgcgcttctctcttcgttggTAATTCACTTCGCCTCTTGCATACGCGCGTGGGACATAACCCAATGCGgtgtccctcctcctcctcctcgcagaGTCATGGAGCGCGCGttgcgtgtgcatgcgtggAAGGGAAGACTTGGGCGAGGGAGACGCAATCTGTTgccgtggcggagctgctgctgatttTACTCTTCCATTCTCTCGTGTTCccgcgcagcaccacacacaccccagGAAATAAAGACGCAGCTCGTGTAACCGTACTGGTGCCACTGCCTTGGCGATTTCTTcttgctttctttttttttttttcgcttctgtGTGCCACGATAGGGTGGAAGTGCGTCTTTACTTTTCACAGATGCTCACCTATTGGCACatcgtctccctctcactccaTTGCACGGAGGTCATCTCCTTCACACACGTCAGAGCTCTCGCCCGTGCTCATACCGAAGGAGAGAGCTGACGAGCCAGAAGAgtaacacagagagagagagagagtggagcTGAACACATCGACGGATTATACTTATATGTTTTACCGTGCCCTGTCACAGCCTCtggctcctgctgctgtcagCATTGCCATCGTTGTTGGCTCTTGTCTTCGTTTCCTTAcatgcgtttgtgtgttctCTTCCTACTTGCGTTTTGCTTCTCGCTCACTTGTGGGGAtcttttttgcctttcaTTCGCTCCTTGACGTCCTGCTCTCTACTCTTctttgcccctcccccctcttcacttCTCCATCCGCGCTGacagcgcgcgtgtgtgtgtctgcatggTTTGGTGCCATGTTTTCGAGTATAGCATTTGGCGCCCGCCACACGGATCTGCAGTCCACGCAGCTCACTCTGTTGGAGGTGCAGGTGCCGTGCGGCGACCGGCCCCGCGCGCGTGAGGGAGGCCGCATAGACCTCCATAACATCGTGTGGACCCGTCTGGGATGAGGGCAAGATGCGCAGTCTCGTCGAGTAGCATCAGCAGTTGGTGCGATGAACCAGTCAGGTGTTGAAAGCGTCGTGCGAATGGGTGGGGAGCTTGATGAATCACACCCTAGAGGGCGAGCAAGGCGCAATGCCAGGATGCCTCAACAGCGGCTCATTCGGCCCGCATCGACTGCCGTCAGAGGTGTACGCAGTACCAGCCACCCCACACCACAGCCTCCGAGGCAGCACGAGTACGGTGTCGTGTAGCCTTGAGGTGAGCGAGACGAACGCGCGGTCGGGCAGAGGCTGACGGTACGCAGTcagtggctgcagcagcgccagatCGTTCGACAGGTGGCGCGTGAACAAGCTCGACTACGGCGAAGAGTAGGATGACAAGGACGTCTCGGACGGAAACTGGCGAGATCCAGCCACGCAACTTGGCCACAAACATCTCTGTGGAGTACATTTCTGGCGGCGTGCTTGACTCTGTGCCGCTCGCTCGCGACTATTATCGGGCCTGTGGCCGAAAACAACCAGTGCAGCTATGGCTACGCAGTCGCTTACACTGCTGTGCGGTACACTTTTACGCCGTTGCAGACGTCAGCGCGTCTGCCGCGCTTCTCACCGCTAGGGGCGGCCTGTGCCACCTGTGATGTCATCAAAGCCCACGGCATCGTCGGTGTTTTTAGCACCAGCTGCATTGCTAACCAGCGTTTGGATCGGGTAGGATAGCGGCGAACCTCTCTTGTGGTTTACTTGCAACCACCGAAGACAGATGTTTCGCTCACCGCTCATTCAAGGCATGTCCGTCACGATGAGTGCCAGCGATGCAGAGAGTCATGCGGTCGTCGTCATGTCCAATACGTCTTATGAACTcgagtggcagcggcaatACTCACACCGGTGTCTCCGCCGGCGTCTCGGGAGCACAGCGCCTCCACACTAGCGGACGTCTCCCCGGCTTCGATGGCGTTTTCCTCGCCGAAGATCTCTTCCATGGCGGCCCGGTCGCATCCCAACAGCCATCCGTCGCCGCGCCTTACGTTCGAGCAACCTGGAGCAATGCTGCCCCCCCGGCTGAaagcggagagaggcagcgctaACGTTACCACTCAcccacagcagcgtcacacGAAGCGCAGCTGGCAGTTGTTGCATCAGTAGACATAACACCTACGCGGTGCAGCGACGCACCAGTTCTTCAGCTGAGGACTCGATTAGCAACAACCACAGTGATGTATCCGCATAGGCGGCGGCCTCTACAGCGTGCCTGCGTGTATTCCCGCGCGCCCTCGTATTGCTCATCTTAAAGGGTGCAAGCGCGAAGagtttccctttttttcttaaCCTCTGCCTGTGCCGTCTGCGGCACGCCGATGCTTCTGTGCTACCGACCTCTTCACAGCCGTAGCGCCAGTAGCGAAAGGTAAATTGTGCGGTGGGGAGCTAAGCACGATGGGATGAAGACAAgatgggaggggaggggggaaggaggaggaggctctTATTAGGAAAATAGTAGTGTAGAGCTCTAGTCGCGGATGGGCCGCTCGCTAGTCGAAGGCGTGTACAGGATGCGATGTGCAGTGACGGAGGGGGGGAtgaaggcagaggagagTGAATGACGAATGGCCTGTACTACGGAGGTACATCCTCGACTCCCTTTTCTAGGGCGGAGCGATACGTTTCCCATTCACCCACTCACACGTACTGCGGAGGTACACACGCCGACCTCCCGTGCCTGATGAATTCCACTTCACTTCTCGCGggcccctccctttccctccccctcgcgcATGCACATGGCCCATACGTAATCGTCAACGAATTCGGACTTTACTTGCCCACCCGCTCGCCTTTTCATTCCCTTCTTTTTgatcccctccctctctctccctccctctctctctctctctctcgccaaTGTGTAGTTCACAGTCTTCCCTGCATGCGAGGCAGAAGGCCTAGCAGAGGGTCCACCACAGAGTAgcagacccccccccccccccccacgcgcCCAGCCGCCCCCCTTGACTCTTTCCTCCTGCACCCCCTTCTATTCTGAACTCATCATTCATATAAGTCATCACACCCGCCTCCACATCTTTTCACCTGTTGTGTTCTCTCACTCGCAGCGCAACACAAAGAGAATTCGCAAGAGCGAACAAGCAGCAACTACCGCATTCACCGATCgctcgtggcgctgctgcacggggagagagaggtacgcacctgcctcctctctctcttcacctttCATCGatcctctctttcttcccgCTCGTATGCTGATCAACTCTCTGTTCTGTGTGACTTCATCTATTGCTGAACTAGGCTTTCACTTGTCGTTAGTGTGGCCTACCTGACTagcccccttttccttttcatcgtgtgagcgtgtgcgtTCTACGCTGCTTTCGCTCctgcgtcttctctcttctttggttACCCTCTTTGGGTAgagtgcgcgctgctgtactTGGTGCTGTGTTGggcgtgtgcttctcttctaTTACTGTTCTTTATTTCATCTTTGCCTCCTTTAGGGGGTTTCTCActgcgggtgcgtgcgtgcctgcgcgGAATCAGCGCAGACAATCTTTCTCTTGCTCCTTCTATCATCGTGCTTCGTTACCCTCTGCGTCTTGCGGGGAGTGCGGTGGTCGCTTTCGCCCGtctctctgtccctccctcctcgtagcgcctttttttcccttttcgctgttcgtcgcctcctcctctccaccatCACCTGTGTGTCGTCGAGAATGAGCGCATCAGAGGATCAGTCGCCGCCATTTCCAACCCCTGAGCACTTGCCGCACCAGGTGAGCCCGTCGACAGGGGCACACGCCGTCGTGCCTGCGCTTGATCCCCCAGAGAACCATACGTCTAGGAGACGACGACATTCTCACCACGACGGTAGTGCCTCACACGCTCTGGCTGCATCatcgcacaggcacaggcacaggcacaggcacaagTCAAGGTCGCGGAGCTACTGTGCGACTACAGCATCCGGCGAAGACAAGGAGGTCCCTTCGAAGGAGACAGGCGTTGCTAATGAGGCACTAATGATGGAGGACTACGACGGCAAGACAGATCGAGAGTGCCTCGACAGTACGGTAGCCACACTGAGTCCGCCGGCCGGCAACGGCGGTTCCCTCCAACCGAGCCCGATGCAGTCGTCTCCGCCTCAATGTGGCCCAGCTGTTCTCACccctgccagcgccgctgcggaggtggcgtACGCTTCGGGGGTAATAGGGCTGCCGTCCCACGCGCCCAACAGTACTGCTGCGCAGGCTTGCAGCGCAGGGCTAACCCACGCCTCTATGACGCATACCGGAGGTCAGGCCCTCAGTTCCATCCCTGCGTCAGGCCCTGAGAAGCCGATCTCTAATCTTGGTGAGTACGGCAAGGGACCTGTGTGGCCGCTaatcgccgctgcagcgtcatCGGAGTCGTTTCCTGAAACATTGGACATTTTTAGCCCCGCATCCGCGCGGGAGGCAAATTTCGAGGTAGCGAAACAGTCGTGGAGGCGTGGGGGTGGCAACCATCTTCCCTTCCAGACTTCTGTAGCTGTACCAGCTGGCGTAGACGTCGGCGAGGGCAACATGTCTCGCCTGCCGTGCGTGAATCTGGGCCCCACCGATGCGGATCGCCCCATCGCGGAGGAAATGGAagtggcagagaagcaccGGTACAGTGACGAGCGTGATGACGCCTTTCCCATGGCAGGCAGTTATTTGGATGTTGGTGCTGAGCACATACATGGAGGCGATCTGCATTGCGGCATGGAAGGCGCTGGTGAGGCTTGGGAGAGCGACGACCGGGTCGAGGACGACCCCAAGATTTCTCGCTCAGCGGAGCCCTGCTGCTCACTGTGCGTGGATGTTAGAAAAGACCCTGACATTTGGCGTCGCAGTCAACCACGTCGCCACGCGTTCGAGCGCCCGCTGCACTCAATGCAGGTTATGGCGTTTGTCtttgagctgctgctgattgGCCTTTTCTGGTCGAGCGTCTTCGCGGGGTACATCTTGCTCTACACCCAGGACAATCAGGACTGCATGGCTGAGCTGGTCACCTTTGCTCTCCTCGTGCTTGCCGGGACGATATGGCTCTACGGGTCCCTCATATTGATCTCCTTCAGGGACTGTGCAGACCGCAGCAACACGGGTGAGCTCTGCGTGTTCTGCCGGCGCTGCACGCGCTTGAGCTCGAAGCACTGCAAGGCGTGTAACAAGTGTGTGGAGGGATTCGACCACCACTGCAAGTGGCTGAACATGTGTGTCGGCGACAAGAACTACCaactcttcttctcttttgtctCCGCTGCCGTCTGCGTGAGTCTGGCGGGCTTTGCGGGCGGTATGACGTACTTAGCGAAGTGGTGGCATGTGCTGGCGAAGAATCACAACGCGTACTTCCGCGTGGGCCCGATTGTAATGTGCGTGCTGATCGCCATAGGCGTTGGGCCGATGATTCACCTGCTCCTCTTTCACACTTACCTCTGCATTATTGGCAAGACGACGTACCAACACATTGTTGACAAGCGGGAGCGTGTCGTGCAGTTCCCCAGTGGCGAAACCGAGGGGCGGACTCGCAGGAAGCGACGGCGATTGTGCTGTTGTTGAGCAGGCCGCTGAGAAGTGCgcgtccccctctcccccttccttccccttccttttttttttttgctccaagaaaacaaaagaacGTCATCTCCAGTGATACTGCCATCGGGCgctttctgcttctctcttccgcgCTCTTACGGCGTTGTTGCGCGCGCAtgcattctctctctctctctctctctctcctactgACGAGTTGCGAGGCctatgtgtgtgggtgtgtgtgtgtgtgctggaCTGCACACGTGTTTCGCTGATCTACGCAcgtctccttctcttttacagccccccctcttcctctcctcgttctctcccAAGAGCGTGTTGAGGATAGAGCAAAAGAGGATGGCAGTGCTTCGATGAGAAGGCGTCGCTGTGCTGAACG
This genomic interval carries:
- a CDS encoding putative zinc finger domain protein codes for the protein MMEDYDGKTDRECLDSTVATLSPPAGNGGSLQPSPMQSSPPQCGPAVLTPASAAAEVAYASGVIGLPSHAPNSTAAQACSAGLTHASMTHTGGQALSSIPASGPEKPISNLGEYGKGPVWPLIAAAASSESFPETLDIFSPASAREANFEVAKQSWRRGGGNHLPFQTSVAVPAGVDVGEGNMSRLPCVNLGPTDADRPIAEEMEVAEKHRYSDERDDAFPMAGSYLDVGAEHIHGGDLHCGMEGAGEAWESDDRVEDDPKISRSAEPCCSLCVDVRKDPDIWRRSQPRRHAFERPLHSMQVMAFVFELLLIGLFWSSVFAGYILLYTQDNQDCMAELVTFALLVLAGTIWLYGSLILISFRDCADRSNTGELCVFCRRCTRLSSKHCKACNKCVEGFDHHCKWLNMCVGDKNYQLFFSFVSAAVCVSLAGFAGGMTYLAKWWHVLAKNHNAYFRVGPIVMCVLIAIGVGPMIHLLLFHTYLCIIGKTTYQHIVDKRERVVQFPSGETEGRTRRKRRRLCCC